A DNA window from Shewanella baltica contains the following coding sequences:
- a CDS encoding IS91 family transposase produces the protein MSQFIDILRQHLADFRRRYAHQITPEIHAAIHAMLSCRCNTARVSCWDCQTCEQQLEFPLSCGHRSCPQCQHGTTCDWLSKQQAKLLPVNYFMVTFTLPFELRAIAKSQPEPFYHAMFTVAASVLKDFAARSPKLSGDIGFTGVLHTHSRRRDYHPHLHFIIPAGSYHSGKRQWRKCQTHYLFNAFNLAKVWRARLLAYLSDTLQLKLPHQSQSKWVVDCQFVGKGAPALQYLSRYLYRGVLPDSSICRHVDNQVSFTYQDSQTRCQQVRSLPAVEFLWLILQHVLPKGLRRVRDYGLLRGNAKKLRQQIQLMLAVAGAVFPMLPEVKRTLAVRYCPCCHQAMHFMGVHMRHRPTGANITA, from the coding sequence ATGAGCCAGTTTATCGATATTTTACGCCAACATCTGGCGGATTTTCGGCGGCGTTATGCCCATCAAATCACCCCAGAAATACATGCTGCTATCCATGCCATGCTCAGCTGTCGTTGCAACACGGCGAGGGTGAGTTGCTGGGATTGTCAAACCTGCGAGCAACAGCTTGAGTTTCCGCTCTCTTGTGGTCATCGTAGTTGCCCACAGTGCCAACACGGCACCACATGTGACTGGCTGAGTAAACAACAAGCCAAGTTATTACCGGTGAATTATTTTATGGTGACCTTTACCTTGCCGTTTGAATTAAGAGCCATAGCGAAGTCGCAACCCGAGCCGTTCTATCACGCCATGTTTACCGTGGCAGCGAGTGTACTCAAAGACTTTGCCGCACGCTCCCCTAAGCTCAGTGGTGACATCGGCTTCACCGGCGTACTGCATACTCACAGTCGGCGCAGAGACTACCATCCACATCTGCACTTCATTATCCCAGCAGGGAGCTACCACTCAGGCAAGCGGCAATGGCGCAAGTGTCAAACCCATTACTTATTTAACGCCTTTAATCTTGCCAAGGTGTGGCGAGCACGTTTACTGGCTTATCTGAGTGACACGCTTCAGCTTAAACTGCCACATCAATCCCAGTCGAAATGGGTGGTCGATTGTCAGTTCGTCGGTAAAGGTGCTCCTGCACTGCAATATCTGTCGCGCTACCTTTATCGGGGCGTTTTACCCGACAGCAGTATTTGTCGTCATGTCGATAATCAGGTGAGCTTTACCTATCAAGACAGTCAGACTCGCTGCCAACAAGTACGCAGCTTGCCCGCGGTCGAATTTCTGTGGTTGATATTACAACATGTGTTACCCAAAGGATTACGGCGAGTACGAGACTATGGCTTACTGCGAGGCAATGCCAAAAAGCTACGGCAACAAATCCAACTAATGTTGGCTGTCGCAGGTGCAGTGTTCCCCATGTTACCTGAGGTCAAACGTACCTTAGCCGTGCGCTATTGCCCTTGCTGCCATCAAGCTATGCATTTTATGGGTGTTCATATGCGTCATCGACCGACAGGCGCTAATATCACCGCTTAA
- a CDS encoding DUF4365 domain-containing protein: MGTTKLKSSAMAKKGVNYVRDIIESSNSIFHEVHQENDYGNDAFIELVEGEDVRGITLAVQVKSGASFCTKSSCSIPASKQHFEYWKSHSLPIIGIVYDPNEKIAYWTNIKDHIESKPDAIVNGPYSITFNKADFSRFTADNFETIFKPIHLKKQIQLSLNKSISYLSSKNNAEHSLGLHVLLDLYCNNSIAWQAVFDSFISRDINDLDPTIVYVLAHIPGHPDIYWFNGKGIPPILRSELRNQISNFSESNVVKLFSLIDEDELSFERGTLGQNIEAIISLIDNKEIKLLSIINNLGYPDYMREAAVILFAYYQQESGIGMLKSIASKYPELTWSSELAMQLEQEGCLYLY, translated from the coding sequence ATGGGTACTACGAAGTTAAAAAGTTCTGCGATGGCAAAAAAGGGGGTTAATTATGTAAGAGACATAATTGAATCGTCTAATAGTATTTTTCACGAAGTTCATCAAGAGAATGATTATGGTAATGATGCTTTTATAGAGCTTGTCGAAGGTGAAGACGTTAGAGGAATTACTCTAGCTGTTCAGGTGAAATCTGGAGCATCTTTCTGTACTAAAAGTTCTTGTAGTATCCCTGCATCGAAACAACATTTTGAATATTGGAAATCTCACTCACTACCTATTATTGGCATTGTTTACGATCCGAATGAAAAAATAGCATATTGGACAAACATTAAAGATCATATAGAAAGCAAGCCTGATGCTATTGTGAATGGACCATACTCAATAACATTTAACAAAGCGGATTTTTCACGTTTCACTGCGGATAATTTTGAAACAATTTTCAAACCCATTCACTTAAAAAAACAAATTCAACTTTCACTAAATAAATCAATTAGTTATTTGTCATCTAAAAACAATGCTGAGCATAGCTTGGGTTTACATGTTTTATTGGATTTGTATTGTAATAATTCAATAGCTTGGCAAGCGGTCTTTGATTCTTTTATAAGTCGAGATATAAATGATTTAGATCCTACAATTGTTTACGTTTTGGCGCATATCCCTGGGCATCCTGATATTTATTGGTTCAATGGTAAAGGCATACCACCTATTTTGCGAAGTGAATTACGGAACCAGATCTCTAATTTTTCTGAATCCAATGTAGTTAAATTATTCTCCTTAATTGATGAAGATGAACTTTCTTTCGAACGAGGAACACTAGGGCAAAATATTGAGGCAATAATTTCATTAATTGATAATAAAGAAATAAAACTTTTATCTATAATCAATAACTTGGGATATCCTGATTATATGAGGGAAGCTGCTGTTATTTTGTTTGCATATTACCAACAAGAATCTGGTATTGGTATGTTAAAATCCATTGCATCGAAATATCCAGAACTTACTTGGTCTTCTGAACTTGCAATGCAATTAGAGCAAGAAGGCTGCCTGTATCTGTACTAA
- a CDS encoding (Fe-S)-binding protein — translation MKIALFIPCLVNQMMPEVAIATLELLEKLGHQVILPAGQTCCGQPMTNSGCFDAARSTTLKLLNAFKGVECDAIVCPAASCLVAAKENFHEFDSSPEAQAVINKLYELTEFLHDIAPIPAFTKPFAHKVSLQLSCHGIRMLNLATPSEQMGPRFNKVEAVLANIAGLDIVYPDRRDECCGFGGTFAVDEGAVSAKMGKDKAQAHAATGAEYVVGFDPSCLLHLDGMIRRQQLPIEIRHIAQVLNAAI, via the coding sequence ATGAAAATCGCCCTTTTCATCCCGTGTCTAGTCAATCAAATGATGCCAGAGGTGGCCATTGCCACCTTGGAATTATTAGAGAAACTCGGGCACCAAGTGATTCTACCCGCGGGTCAAACATGCTGTGGCCAGCCGATGACAAACTCAGGTTGTTTCGATGCAGCGCGCAGTACCACCCTTAAATTGCTCAACGCCTTTAAGGGAGTGGAATGCGATGCGATTGTTTGCCCTGCCGCCTCTTGCTTAGTAGCCGCCAAAGAAAACTTCCACGAGTTTGATAGCAGCCCAGAAGCACAAGCTGTGATCAACAAACTCTATGAACTGACTGAGTTTTTACACGATATCGCGCCGATCCCCGCCTTTACCAAGCCCTTCGCGCACAAGGTAAGCCTGCAACTGAGTTGCCATGGCATCCGCATGCTAAACCTCGCCACCCCGAGTGAGCAAATGGGGCCAAGATTCAACAAAGTCGAAGCCGTACTCGCTAATATAGCGGGTTTAGACATAGTGTATCCCGACCGCCGTGACGAATGCTGCGGCTTTGGTGGCACCTTCGCCGTCGATGAAGGCGCAGTATCGGCTAAAATGGGAAAAGACAAGGCCCAAGCCCACGCTGCAACGGGTGCTGAGTATGTGGTGGGTTTTGATCCCTCATGCCTATTGCACCTTGATGGCATGATCCGCAGACAGCAATTGCCGATTGAAATTCGCCACATAGCGCAAGTGCTGAACGCCGCGATCTAG
- a CDS encoding L-lactate permease, with the protein MTILQLLASLTPVLSVMLFLVLLRMPASKAMPISMLVTALAAVFIWQMDTTLLAASVLEGLLSAITPLTIIFGAVFLLNTLKYSGAMDTIRAGFTNISADARVQVIIICWLFGAFIEGSAGFGTPAAIGAPLLVLLGVPPVAAAVVALIADSACVSFGAIGLPVLFGMEQGLTQGGVSMAAAQIAEHGGTYADFAQFIAMHMITIDLITGSLIPLVMVSILTGFFGRNKSFKEGLAIWKFAIFAGLSFTVPAWIINYVAGPEFPSVIGSLIGMAMVIPVARKGYLLPKAAWNDFAENDNQETAKVETTAKFSQIAAWTPYIIMAALLVLSRTVAPLKAWLSGFNISWTGLMGTELKASFATLYAPGAFFVAVCILGFFLFKMKSPAIKQTVGVSCKSMLPTIISLGASVPMVKIFLNSGVNGAGLASMPVALADMLAGSMGAVWAWMAPIVGIFGAFLSGSATFSNMMFSGLQYSVADNIGMNHALVLALQGIGANAGNMMCVMNVVAAATVVGMAGRESEIIRKTMPVAIGYALLAGTIATLWGGF; encoded by the coding sequence ACCACATTACTGGCGGCATCGGTCCTCGAAGGACTGCTCTCAGCCATTACACCTTTAACCATCATTTTTGGTGCTGTGTTCCTACTGAATACCCTGAAATATTCAGGTGCGATGGACACTATCCGCGCAGGTTTCACTAACATCAGCGCCGATGCCCGTGTGCAAGTGATCATCATCTGTTGGTTATTTGGTGCCTTTATCGAAGGCAGTGCTGGCTTTGGTACGCCCGCCGCGATTGGCGCACCACTGCTCGTACTGCTTGGCGTGCCACCGGTTGCCGCAGCAGTTGTTGCTTTGATTGCCGACTCTGCCTGTGTGTCCTTCGGCGCGATTGGTCTACCTGTACTCTTTGGTATGGAGCAAGGCTTGACCCAAGGCGGCGTAAGCATGGCTGCGGCGCAAATTGCTGAACATGGCGGCACCTATGCTGACTTTGCGCAGTTTATTGCAATGCACATGATCACTATCGATTTAATCACAGGTTCGTTAATTCCATTAGTGATGGTGTCGATTCTGACAGGCTTCTTTGGTCGCAATAAATCCTTCAAAGAAGGCTTAGCGATTTGGAAATTTGCGATTTTTGCAGGTCTTTCGTTTACAGTTCCAGCGTGGATCATCAACTATGTTGCTGGCCCAGAATTCCCATCGGTTATCGGTTCTTTAATCGGTATGGCGATGGTTATCCCAGTCGCTCGCAAAGGCTACTTGCTGCCTAAAGCCGCTTGGAATGATTTTGCCGAGAATGACAACCAAGAAACCGCCAAAGTGGAAACCACAGCTAAATTTTCCCAAATCGCCGCTTGGACACCTTACATCATCATGGCTGCGCTGTTAGTGCTGTCACGTACCGTTGCACCGTTAAAAGCCTGGTTATCTGGCTTTAACATCAGCTGGACTGGCTTGATGGGCACTGAACTTAAGGCGAGCTTTGCGACACTATATGCGCCTGGCGCCTTCTTCGTTGCCGTGTGTATCTTAGGTTTCTTCCTATTCAAAATGAAAAGCCCTGCGATTAAGCAAACGGTCGGTGTGTCATGTAAATCCATGTTACCTACCATTATTTCATTAGGGGCTTCCGTGCCTATGGTGAAAATCTTCTTAAACTCAGGTGTGAATGGTGCAGGCTTAGCCTCTATGCCTGTCGCATTAGCAGATATGCTGGCAGGTTCCATGGGCGCTGTGTGGGCTTGGATGGCGCCTATCGTCGGTATATTTGGTGCTTTCCTATCGGGTTCAGCAACCTTCTCCAACATGATGTTCTCAGGCCTACAGTACAGTGTGGCTGACAATATCGGCATGAACCACGCTCTCGTCCTTGCCCTTCAAGGCATAGGTGCGAACGCAGGTAACATGATGTGTGTAATGAACGTGGTTGCGGCTGCGACTGTGGTAGGTATGGCGGGTAGAGAGTCAGAAATCATCCGTAAAACCATGCCCGTCGCCATTGGTTATGCATTACTTGCGGGCACTATTGCAACCCTGTGGGGTGGCTTCTAA
- a CDS encoding tyrosine-type recombinase/integrase → MDIHEQQRFDLLYEQHLTNLTLQGKRPATIDAYSRAIRRIAAYFDCCPDTLTTDDLKRYFADLIASHSWSTVKLDRNGLQFFYFHVLNKSWQWLNIVKPPQVKHLPDILTPCEVAMVISLTRQLRYQVCFLTLYSMGLRLGEAISLQVGDIDAGLMQVHIRDAKGGKDRLVPLPQRTLLALRYYWRTHRHPRLLFPGKDNQPDSLMDRGGLQKAMKQVISECNIHKAISPHSLRHSYATHLLEQGLDLRSVQTLLGHHSLNTTARYTRLTDITRKNTCEAINQLTNDLALRWECGL, encoded by the coding sequence ATGGACATTCACGAACAACAACGCTTTGATTTACTTTATGAACAACATCTTACCAACTTAACCTTGCAAGGCAAGCGGCCTGCAACCATTGATGCCTATAGCCGAGCTATACGCCGTATTGCGGCATATTTTGACTGCTGCCCCGATACCCTGACCACCGATGATTTAAAACGCTATTTTGCTGATTTGATTGCCTCACATTCATGGAGCACCGTCAAACTCGATCGCAACGGTTTGCAGTTTTTCTACTTTCACGTCCTCAATAAATCTTGGCAGTGGCTTAATATTGTTAAGCCACCACAGGTGAAACACCTGCCCGATATCCTGACGCCCTGCGAGGTCGCGATGGTTATCAGCCTCACGCGTCAACTGCGTTATCAGGTTTGTTTCTTAACCCTGTACAGCATGGGATTGCGCCTTGGTGAAGCGATTTCATTGCAGGTCGGGGATATTGATGCAGGACTCATGCAGGTGCATATCCGTGATGCTAAAGGTGGCAAGGATAGACTGGTGCCGTTACCTCAACGCACCTTGTTAGCTTTACGCTATTATTGGCGCACCCACCGTCATCCTCGTTTGTTGTTTCCGGGTAAAGATAATCAACCTGATTCACTCATGGACAGAGGCGGGCTCCAAAAAGCCATGAAGCAAGTCATTTCCGAGTGCAACATTCATAAAGCCATCAGCCCGCACAGTCTACGCCACAGTTATGCCACCCATTTACTGGAGCAAGGACTCGATTTGCGCTCAGTGCAAACACTGCTTGGCCATCACAGCCTGAATACCACCGCCCGTTACACGCGGCTCACTGATATCACCCGTAAAAATACCTGTGAGGCAATTAACCAACTGACCAACGACTTAGCTTTGAGGTGGGAGTGTGGGTTATGA
- a CDS encoding DinB family protein, whose protein sequence is MSLQEHFELLANYNEWMNLKIYDASAALSAPELICDRGAFFKSILGTLNHIAVADTIWLQRFAEHPSCKLTLKPIIETPKPTNLDSLLFSDLTQLYDFRQWLDKLVVTWVSSLKEQDLSYTLSYKNMKGIPACRQYSSLMLHFFNHQTHHRGQVTTLLAQAGQDVGVTDLLALIPDNHHA, encoded by the coding sequence ATGAGTCTTCAAGAACACTTCGAATTACTCGCAAACTACAATGAATGGATGAACCTCAAGATATACGATGCATCCGCAGCTCTGTCAGCGCCAGAACTAATCTGCGACCGAGGCGCCTTCTTCAAGTCAATCTTAGGAACTCTTAACCACATTGCAGTAGCCGATACTATTTGGCTTCAACGGTTTGCTGAACACCCGTCTTGTAAACTCACTCTAAAGCCAATTATTGAAACCCCCAAACCAACGAATTTAGATAGCTTATTATTCTCCGACCTCACACAGCTTTATGACTTTCGTCAATGGCTTGATAAATTAGTTGTCACATGGGTTTCTAGCTTAAAAGAGCAGGATCTTTCCTACACACTAAGCTACAAAAACATGAAAGGCATACCAGCTTGCCGCCAATATTCTAGTTTAATGCTACATTTTTTTAATCATCAAACACATCACCGAGGCCAAGTGACTACGCTATTGGCCCAAGCAGGCCAAGACGTAGGCGTTACAGATCTATTAGCACTTATCCCTGACAACCATCATGCATAA
- a CDS encoding lactate utilization protein B, whose protein sequence is MAYNHNHEASQGSQVHAHKADIFCRDETRVDWHSKALWMLREKRDRAAGSIPEWEQLRQLGSEIKLHTLTHLAQYLETFEQNCIANGIQVHWAKDGAEHNRIVHDILSRHNVKKLVKSKSMLTEECHLNPYLEQHGIEVIDTDLGERIIQLAKMPPSHIVVPAIHMKKEEVGDLFHEQLGTKAGESDPLYLTRAARAHLREKFLTADAAMTGVNMAIADKGAVVVCTNEGNADMGTNLPKLQLHSMGIDKVVPDVDSAAVLLRTLARNATGQPVTTYSAFYRGPQPEGEMHIIIVDNGRTEMLKDKILAESLKCIRCGGCLNTCPVYRRSGGYSYNYTIPGPIGIAVGAKIDDTNSIAWACTLCGSCTYICPTKVPLDKIIFHHRRLKAEAGKLPYGKNSYMPLVGKFMASETMLNCSMSVARTALRILPGSLLKPFSGAWGKYRELPVAPNSSFEAWFKKHRSL, encoded by the coding sequence ATGGCTTACAATCATAATCACGAGGCTAGTCAAGGCTCACAGGTCCATGCCCATAAAGCCGATATTTTTTGCCGCGACGAAACGCGTGTCGACTGGCATTCAAAAGCCCTGTGGATGCTCAGAGAAAAACGCGACCGCGCCGCGGGTAGCATCCCAGAGTGGGAACAACTGCGTCAGTTAGGCTCAGAAATTAAGCTGCACACGCTAACCCATCTTGCTCAATATCTTGAAACCTTTGAACAAAACTGTATCGCCAACGGCATACAAGTCCATTGGGCCAAAGACGGCGCCGAGCACAATCGCATCGTGCATGACATTTTATCTCGCCATAACGTCAAAAAATTAGTGAAGTCGAAGTCAATGCTGACCGAGGAATGTCACCTCAATCCGTACTTAGAACAACATGGTATTGAAGTCATCGATACCGACTTAGGTGAGCGGATTATTCAGCTCGCCAAAATGCCGCCATCACACATAGTGGTGCCCGCAATTCACATGAAAAAAGAAGAAGTCGGCGACCTCTTCCATGAACAACTCGGCACTAAAGCGGGCGAATCCGATCCCTTGTATTTGACCCGCGCCGCCCGCGCGCATTTGCGTGAAAAGTTCCTCACCGCAGATGCGGCAATGACAGGCGTGAACATGGCGATTGCCGATAAAGGCGCCGTAGTGGTCTGTACCAACGAAGGCAACGCCGACATGGGCACTAACTTGCCTAAGTTACAGTTGCATTCAATGGGGATCGATAAAGTGGTGCCCGATGTAGACAGCGCCGCCGTCTTGCTACGCACACTGGCACGTAACGCCACAGGTCAACCTGTTACAACTTACAGCGCCTTTTACCGTGGCCCACAGCCCGAAGGTGAGATGCACATTATTATCGTCGACAATGGCCGCACTGAGATGCTCAAGGATAAAATCCTAGCAGAATCATTGAAGTGTATTCGTTGTGGTGGCTGCCTCAATACCTGCCCTGTGTATCGTCGCTCTGGCGGTTACAGCTACAACTACACCATTCCGGGCCCAATTGGTATCGCAGTGGGCGCTAAGATTGATGACACAAACTCGATTGCTTGGGCCTGTACCTTGTGTGGCAGCTGTACCTATATCTGCCCGACTAAGGTGCCGCTCGATAAGATTATTTTCCACCACAGACGCCTTAAGGCAGAAGCAGGAAAACTCCCATACGGCAAAAACAGTTACATGCCATTAGTGGGTAAATTTATGGCAAGCGAAACCATGCTGAACTGCTCGATGAGTGTGGCGAGAACCGCACTGCGCATTCTACCGGGTAGCCTATTGAAACCCTTTAGCGGTGCATGGGGCAAATACCGTGAACTGCCCGTCGCCCCGAACTCCAGCTTTGAAGCTTGGTTTAAGAAACACAGGAGCCTATAA
- a CDS encoding FAD-binding and (Fe-S)-binding domain-containing protein, translating into MSINYDVVYKDLIKLLGESAVSNDPVRRFAWSTDASYFRIVPEIVVHADNLEQAKHTLAIARTHKVPVTFRAAGTSLSGQAIGEGILLILGHDGFRTIEVSPDSNKITLGAAVIGSDANVVLKPLNKKIGPDPATLTSAMVGGIVSNNASGMCCGTAQNSYQTIASVKLLFADGTELDTGCDKSKAAFTQSHGELLDSLTALAKLTRGNEVLAQRIRKKYSIKNTTGYSINSLVDFEDPFELINHLIVGAEGTLAFVEEVTYHTVDEAKFKASAMAVFFNMVDAASAIPPITGDSVAAAELLDWASIKAVTGKKGMPDWLSTLPDGSAILLIESRANDAQTLETYTQDVIAKLSHLKTERPITFSSDASVYSQYWAMRSGLFPIIGGERPKGSSVIIEDVAFNVEHLAEAAADLTALFNKHGYPEGVIYGHALAGNFHFIITPTFASQADIERFQGFMQDVAEMVIHKYDGSMKAEHGTGRAVAPFVEMEWGADAYTLMKRIKHIFDPEGMLNPGVILNDDSTVHVKNIKPCPVVDDFVDKCIECGFCEKTCPTSALNFSPRQRIATLREIERLEQSGDKAAAAEMRAAAKYDVVDTCAACQLCTIACPVDNSMGQLVRKLRTPYISTTEQKVLDFQAKHFGAVNQVISSGFDMLGVIHKITGDSITSALMKTGRLISKEVPYWNPDFPKGGKLPKPSPAKMGQETVVYFPACGGRTFGPTPKDPDNRTLPEVVVTLLERAGYNVITPEKTRDLCCGQMWESKGDFKNADAKRQELIDAVSKMTNGGKLPVVVDALSCTYRTLSGNPKVQIIDLVEFMHDNLLTKLNISKKVNVALHLGCSARKMKLEPKMQAIADACSTQVLKPAGIDCCGYAGEKGLYKPEINASALRNIKKLIPVEIKEGYYANRMCEVGLTQHSGISYRHLAYLLEECSR; encoded by the coding sequence ATGTCAATTAACTATGACGTTGTATATAAAGACTTAATTAAACTGCTCGGCGAATCTGCAGTATCCAATGATCCTGTCCGCCGCTTCGCTTGGTCTACCGACGCGAGTTATTTTCGCATAGTGCCAGAAATTGTTGTGCATGCCGATAATCTCGAACAAGCAAAACACACACTGGCCATTGCTCGCACTCACAAAGTACCAGTAACCTTTCGCGCCGCAGGCACCAGTTTATCGGGCCAAGCCATTGGCGAAGGCATTTTACTGATTTTGGGCCATGATGGTTTTAGAACCATAGAAGTCAGTCCAGACAGTAATAAGATCACCTTAGGTGCAGCCGTTATTGGCTCCGATGCCAACGTAGTACTCAAGCCTCTGAATAAGAAGATAGGCCCGGATCCCGCCACTCTGACCTCGGCCATGGTGGGCGGTATTGTGTCCAACAACGCTTCAGGCATGTGCTGCGGCACGGCTCAAAACAGCTATCAAACCATCGCATCAGTCAAACTCTTGTTTGCCGATGGCACTGAATTAGATACCGGCTGTGACAAATCCAAAGCCGCCTTTACCCAATCCCATGGCGAACTGTTAGATTCATTGACGGCGTTAGCCAAACTCACCCGAGGTAATGAAGTCCTCGCCCAACGCATTCGTAAAAAGTATTCCATCAAAAATACGACAGGTTACAGCATCAACTCCCTTGTGGATTTTGAAGATCCCTTCGAGCTGATTAACCACTTGATTGTCGGCGCAGAAGGCACGCTAGCTTTTGTTGAAGAAGTGACTTACCACACAGTCGATGAGGCCAAATTTAAAGCCTCAGCCATGGCGGTATTCTTCAATATGGTGGATGCAGCCAGCGCGATTCCGCCCATTACGGGTGACAGCGTTGCCGCGGCCGAATTGCTCGACTGGGCATCCATCAAAGCCGTTACTGGCAAAAAAGGCATGCCAGATTGGTTAAGCACACTGCCTGACGGCTCTGCGATTCTACTGATTGAATCCCGCGCTAATGATGCTCAAACCTTAGAAACCTACACCCAAGATGTGATTGCTAAACTGTCACACCTTAAAACGGAACGTCCCATTACCTTCAGTAGCGATGCCAGCGTTTACAGCCAATACTGGGCAATGCGCTCAGGCCTGTTCCCTATTATTGGTGGCGAACGTCCAAAGGGCAGCTCAGTTATTATCGAAGACGTGGCCTTTAACGTTGAACATTTAGCCGAAGCAGCGGCGGATTTAACCGCATTATTTAACAAACATGGTTACCCAGAAGGGGTGATCTACGGCCATGCATTAGCGGGTAACTTCCACTTTATCATCACGCCGACCTTTGCATCGCAAGCCGATATCGAGCGTTTCCAAGGCTTTATGCAAGATGTCGCCGAAATGGTAATCCACAAGTACGACGGTTCGATGAAAGCCGAACACGGCACGGGCCGCGCGGTAGCGCCTTTTGTTGAAATGGAATGGGGCGCCGATGCCTACACCTTGATGAAACGCATCAAGCATATTTTCGATCCCGAAGGCATGCTTAACCCCGGCGTTATCTTGAACGATGACAGCACAGTGCATGTGAAAAACATTAAGCCCTGCCCTGTGGTCGATGATTTTGTCGATAAGTGTATCGAATGCGGATTCTGCGAAAAAACCTGTCCAACATCGGCACTTAACTTCTCGCCGCGCCAACGTATTGCCACTTTGCGTGAAATCGAGCGCTTAGAGCAGTCCGGTGATAAAGCCGCCGCAGCCGAAATGCGCGCCGCCGCTAAATACGATGTGGTTGATACTTGCGCCGCGTGTCAGCTTTGTACCATTGCGTGTCCAGTGGATAACAGCATGGGCCAACTGGTGCGTAAACTGCGTACACCGTACATCAGCACGACTGAACAAAAAGTATTAGATTTCCAAGCCAAACATTTTGGCGCAGTTAACCAAGTGATCAGCTCAGGTTTTGACATGCTCGGCGTGATCCACAAAATCACCGGCGATAGCATCACCAGTGCGCTGATGAAAACCGGCCGCCTGATTTCTAAAGAAGTGCCGTATTGGAATCCTGATTTCCCGAAAGGCGGCAAACTGCCAAAACCATCACCTGCAAAAATGGGCCAAGAAACGGTGGTCTACTTCCCTGCCTGTGGCGGCAGAACTTTTGGTCCGACACCAAAAGATCCCGACAACCGCACCTTGCCAGAAGTGGTCGTGACGCTACTGGAACGCGCGGGCTATAACGTGATTACCCCTGAGAAAACCCGCGACTTATGTTGCGGCCAGATGTGGGAATCGAAGGGCGACTTTAAAAACGCCGATGCCAAACGCCAAGAACTTATCGATGCAGTGAGCAAAATGACCAATGGTGGCAAGCTGCCTGTGGTCGTCGATGCGCTGTCTTGTACCTACCGGACTTTGTCGGGTAATCCAAAAGTGCAGATTATCGACTTAGTTGAATTTATGCACGACAACCTGCTGACTAAGCTGAACATCAGTAAAAAAGTCAATGTAGCACTGCACTTAGGTTGTAGCGCACGCAAGATGAAACTTGAGCCTAAGATGCAAGCGATTGCCGATGCCTGCTCTACGCAAGTGCTCAAACCTGCGGGAATTGACTGCTGTGGTTACGCGGGTGAAAAAGGCTTGTACAAGCCTGAAATCAACGCCAGCGCACTGCGTAATATCAAAAAGCTCATTCCTGTCGAGATTAAGGAAGGCTATTACGCCAACCGCATGTGTGAGGTTGGACTCACTCAGCACAGTGGCATTTCCTATCGCCACTTGGCTTATCTACTCGAAGAGTGCAGTCGCTAA
- a CDS encoding LutC/YkgG family protein, which translates to MSSKLEILNALKLSALTNHPMPSIDVTPRVENLVGQFETNLNTVAGTLHKEGGIVALQAKVDELIVQGLQVISLVDGVQANREVPPTAHELKDIDYAVIPGDIGVAENGAIWVNNKNLGHRVTPFICENLILALPTNKIVPNMHQAAKEITLDVGEFGVFIAGPSKTADIEQALVVGAHGACSLNVYLL; encoded by the coding sequence ATGTCTAGTAAACTTGAAATTCTCAATGCGCTCAAACTGTCGGCCTTAACAAATCATCCTATGCCGAGCATAGATGTGACGCCAAGAGTCGAAAACCTTGTCGGCCAGTTCGAGACCAACCTCAATACTGTCGCAGGTACACTACACAAAGAAGGTGGCATCGTTGCCTTGCAAGCCAAAGTCGATGAACTTATCGTCCAAGGGTTACAGGTGATCTCGTTAGTTGATGGAGTACAGGCCAACCGCGAAGTGCCCCCCACCGCCCATGAGCTAAAAGACATAGATTATGCGGTGATCCCAGGGGACATTGGCGTTGCCGAAAACGGCGCAATTTGGGTAAACAATAAAAATTTAGGCCACAGAGTCACGCCGTTTATCTGTGAAAACCTGATCTTAGCCCTACCCACCAATAAAATTGTGCCGAACATGCATCAAGCGGCAAAAGAAATCACCTTAGATGTCGGTGAGTTCGGGGTGTTTATCGCGGGTCCATCAAAAACCGCCGATATCGAACAAGCCCTCGTCGTCGGTGCCCACGGCGCCTGCAGCTTGAACGTGTATTTGCTCTAA